GCGTCCTACCTCTTTGCCACCAACAAGGGGACTGGAAATAGAAAAAAGCTGTTCAGCACATATTGTCATCATGACATACCAAAAGAACTGGCACTATACTAAAACGTTATTCCAGTTTGTCCGCGACCAACTCTAGTATCTCTTTTGTAGACTTGCCAACATTGGCCAAATCCTTTGATACCGACTGCCACACCGGACCATGGTGTGGTGACGCCACGATGCACTTCTCAATGACCGCTTCTTGACGTTCCTATATCATTCATGTATCAGTCCAGATATCCTTTTAGAAATTGAAAACAAGAATCAACTCACTTTCTCTCCATGCTGCCTTTCAAACTTCAGCCAATAACCCCAAGCATCTCCCCAGTCTTCATCGGCGGTAATAGCATTGGCCATCCATTGTCTCGTCTTTTCAATCTTCCTTTCACTCCAGAAGTTCCTCGCGACCGCCAAAATGACGGCTGGATGCTCGCCGGCCTTTTTGATGGCGTCGACGGAACGACCTTTTCGCTGTTGAGGAGCCTCCATGAAGATGGCCATGGACCAAAGAAGTGGAGAGGCGGGGCATTCTTGCATTGCTATAGAATGAAGCTGTTAGTAAATCGCAGGACAGGTCAGGAATAAAGTGATACTTACCTCGAGCAAGGACAGATTTTGCTTGTTGAGGGCTGCCCGTTCGCTCCTCAATCTTGATACTTTCCGCCCATAATTCATCATTCTTGGGATTATGCAACCTCGCCTTTTCGAGCAGTGCCCTTGCCTTGATCGTCACAcctgccttctcctccagccGGGCCGATAAGATCCATAATGGGATACTCTTCGGACATGATCGGCATCCTTGAGCATATGCATTTCGCGCAAGCGCAACCTCATTACGGGACTCGTAGATCTGCCCTCGGATCATGTGCAACTTGTCGAAGGAAGCGAACCTCTTGATAGCAACCTCCAAAGTTGAAAGAGCCTCGTCCAACTTGCCCAACTGCCTCAACAGTACCGCTGACTTCATCCAGACCCTCTCTGTGTCTGCCTGcgccttggccttctcaaGGATCTGGATAGCAGCCTCCATCTCCCCGGTTTCGGCTGCTAGCTTGGCCGCAGCAAGGAAGATAGATTCGGAATCTTCATTTTGCTTGAAAGCTTCGGCAAGGATGGCTTGAGCACCGGGGATATCGCCGCCGACCCACTTCTCTTTCGCGGCCATAAGCCAGAGGACCTCCGCATGGGGACAATGTTGGGATCCCTGGGCGAGAATTTCTTGGACAGCGTCGCTACAACCTTTTGTCAGTCATGTAACCATGCAATTACACAAAATAACTCACGGTGTGCCGTGAACCTTTTCGAACTCCGCAGCTTTCCTCCAGACTGATGGAGTAGTAGGAAAAGCCTCGAGAGTGGCAGCGTAACAAGCCCTCGCGACCTCGTAGAATCCACCCTTTGTTGCTCTCTCCGCATCTTCAATCCAAACAGATCGcctgtcttcttcttcgacgtCCTGAGCGATAGTTGCCTTCACAATAGCTTGTGCTGTAAGAGGTGAACCGTCCTGTTCGCATTTCTCGGCCTCTTGCAACCACTGTTCTCGCGAAAGAATGACCTGGTTCTTGCGCAATGAATTGACAGCACCAGCCATGAGTTTGTTGACCTGCTGagcaagcttcttcctttgctcTGCCTCGTACtctgcttcatcctccatcttgaCCTCTGGCTTGACAGCCACAGCGGAAGGTGACTGTTCAGCAAGCCTACCGGCAGCGATCCAAATTTCGTGAGAGGTAGGGATACGCTTGCGCGCAGAATTGAGTACCTGCTTGGCGTTCTCAGGTGTTTCAAGACGGGCCAAAGTGAGCCAGAGCTCCACAGAGTTGGGGATGACTTCGACAGCACGGGTAAGGAGAACGCGGGCGTCTTCAGGATCGTCTTCGAGGTTGACAGTCTCTTTCCACAACCCCACTGAGTTAGGAACGAATTCAAGGGCTTTTCGGAGAACGCGCTTCTTGGCATTTATGTCTGTTTCTAGAGAAGCAGCCTTGAGCCAAATTTTGACAGATTGAGGAACGTGCTGTATAGCTCGACCCAAGATAACTTTCGCGTTCTCCGGTGTGTTGAGTTCCGCGGCATGGAACCAAACATCCTCGTTTTTCGGACACTTCTCACATCCTTCAGCGATAATCTTCCTGGCAGCGACCATCTTCTTAGCGTGTACTTCCAAGGAAGCGGCGGCGATCCACCCTGGGGCGTGTTTGGGATTAGACTGAATGAGGTTTTGCAAGAGCTGGCGAGCTTGCTTAATATCACCGATTTGAGCGTCCGTTTGAACAATCTGACTGTTAAGAGCGGTCATATAGCCCTTAGGGTCGATGCTGGTAGAAGAGCCGTTTGAGGCATCTCTTGTAGCCTAATCAAAGCTGTCAGTGACTAATACGATAACCCGCGACTATATCCAAGCTCACTTGGTCAAGCTGCAGGGATAATACTCGGTCTCTGGCATTACCGATAGATACAAGATCTGTTTCGGTACCATCGATACCGATACCAGCCTGTGGAAATGATCAGTTCCGATTACGATTTACTACTAGGTTACCCACCTCTGCAGGATCCAACTCTCCTACCATGGCATTTCTCTTCACAGCATCCGCAATGACGGTGTCGCTGACATTGTagcttcttccattctGATTTTCCTCCAATCTCAAGTTggccttcctcctttttccaGTCAAGTTTCCTGCTTCAGGGATGGCATCCCAGTCTGCATCGTTGAGACTCGAGAGGGATCGTTTCAAGTCTGCAAATTGTGTTTGAAGCTTGGGATTGCGAGCGCGTTCTTCAGCCGCCGCTTTCGCTTCTGCCGCATCTCTGCATATCTAATTAGTATTGAGCATGAGGCAAGATATCCACAGAAATGACCCACCGTCTGGCCTTTCTTCTCGCATCCATTCTGGCATCAACACTGTCCCACACCTTGTCggcttcttcgtcatccgCTTCGTAGACTGTACCAGCAAACAAATTCCTTTCGTCATCCGGATCTTGGAAAGCATCTGGATCAGggatttcttcttcaccacgGCGAGCTTGAGCTTCTGCAACAACTTCTGCACTGGGACCAGCTCGGGCGGGACCAATATCGGACCGAGTTGTGAAACCAGAAGCACTATACGTCTGTCAGTTTAAAGTTACACAGGGATTGCGCGCAGAGACCACTTACCCTCGACCGAGACCAGCAACATAGCTCGCCGGAGCGGCCATCTATGGGTAATGTTAGCTTCCGATCCCGCTTCAACAAATTGAGGAGATACGTACGCTGAGGAAGTTGTATCGCACTTCCTTTGGGATGTGCTTCACTGTGCCTACGTTTGACATACTCGCGATGTTTTAGGTGTTAGGAAATAAGAAGAGAATCCAGTTGCAAGTAGCCGTCAAGATCACGCATCATGTCGAATAAGTCatagaggaaaagaagcacTAGGTGGCAAattattacgtaatattTCTTTTGTAGTGACACTCCAGTTGAAGACGCCGGTCTGACTACCGTATAAGTAGTAGCACCTTTAATTTGTTTACATTTCGGGCCAACATCTATTCCTGAAAGAAACAGATATGGCAGAAACAATAGAGACACCGGTGTCTCGCAGACTGTCATCTGTGAAAAATATTATCATAGTCCTCTCGGGAAAGGGTAAGTCCAGCTCTTACACCACCTGCCCCTGCTGACAAACCAATGTTCATGTAGGCGGAGTAGGCAAGTCTTCGTCCTCGGTTCAGCTTGCTTTATCCCTTTTAGCACAGTCCCCCACAAACCGTGTTGGCCTCATAGACCTCGATATCACTGGTCCCTCGCTTCCGCGCATGGTCGGTCTCGATACCCCCACAGCGACTGTGCACCAATCATCAGCCGGCTGGGTGCCTGTATACGTGGACCAAGGAAGACGGTTGGGTGTGATGAGCATTGGCTTCTTGTTAAAGGATAGGGGTGATAGTGTGGTTTGGAGAGGACCTAAAAAGGACGGAATGATCAGGCAGTTCTTGTCAGAAGTCAGATGGGGCGACTTGGATTACCTCGTCATCGATACTCCTCCAGGTGAGCCACCAGTGTCTTACTCCAAAGTCACGACCTGACAAACGGTATAGGAACCTCCGATGAACACATTTCCCTTCTAAcgcatcttcatcctcttttcaCTCCGACTGTGTCTAACGCCACAACACCAACAAGTATCCTCATTTCCACTCCTCAAACAACAGCCTTGAACGATACTCTCAagtctctctctttcactcGCAAGCTATCTTTACCGGTCATGGGCCTCATAGAAAACATGGCAGGATATGTGTGCCCTTGCTGCGGAGAAATTAGTGACACATTCGGAAAGGGCGGTGGAGAAGCTATGGCTCATAGGGAAGGAGTAGGATTCTTGGGGAGGGTGCCGATTGATACAGTGCTCGTCTCGTTGCTGGATGCGGTCAGTAAGGGAGAAGTATTAGGGGAGGGTGCGGTGGAACACACGTCCAATGAGAGCGCAGAAGATCAGACAAATGGTAGCACAGAACATTTCCCATTACTCGACAAATATCTTGAAACGACATCTTCAAAAGTCTGGAAAGATATTACCCAGAAGCTCGTGGATAAAATTGAGCAGCGCAAGTCAGATATCCGTGCCAGACTCGAGTCTTCATCAGAGACACTAGCTAGGGCGTAGTCCTGTTGCCTTCTATAGATAAATGTTGTATTGATAGCCAAATGCACGTTGGTACCTGGTCTGCCAGAACTCGTAGTCAAACGATTGTTCACCTAGAATGATGCACTTCAAACaatcaaaaaaaaaagttcATGCCCTGGACTATTAAGCCTTATAAAATTTACCACAAAAGGGAGATAGTACTAGCATACTGTTTTTCCTATGACTTCTTTGATAAGCTTCATCATATGATTATTCCCTTAGCCTCCAACTCCGCTCTTTGGTGTGCGATAGCGTGGGTGTGAATTTCCTATTGATCTATCAGCAATCCAGTATGTAATCGAGAAAAGCTCAAACTCACCTCTACGGTATCACAGACAACCTGACAATTCTCGTCTCCTACTCTCCACTTACATACATACCCTTCACCGCCCTCCTTTATCGCCGGCCGGTTCGCCTGAGCTTCTTGTAGAACCTGTACACCAAACACGTTGCCGTCCGCACTTGTATCGGGGAATGGAAGTCGCGCAGCCGTGGGTCCCTCATTTGGCGTATGAAACCGTATCGGGGAcactcccttcctcctgttaccattctcatcctcactctCATCCACATCAAATGCGCCCATCTTCACAGCTCTGAGAGTTTCTAGCTTATCCACAAGAGTCTCCACCCTTTCTTCCAATCTCTCAATCTTATCAGACTGCTCAGATGCTGTACGAACAATGTTGTCGTACTCTGCCTTGTACTTCTTGTAGAACTGGGCCTTGTGTCGGATATCGTCATCTGTTCGGCGGGATTGGTCGAGGAGAACTTTGATCTGAGCGCGAAGTTTGCAAATCTCATCATCCCGTTGAGCAGCGACGGTTGCATTGAAGATTTCACGCTGTTTAAGACCAACTTTGAGCTGTCCGGTCAGACGTTTGACTTGATCGCGCAGCAAATTGGCTTGCTGTACTTCCTCAACTGCTCTGTTACTCGCCTCATCATACTGCTTACGCATGAAGGCGTTGTCCTCAACCAAGTTCTTGTGAGATCTTTCAGCAGAGGCAATGCGTTCTCGGAGATATTCCATTTCGGCATCGGAGGATGTAAGCGATTGTCTAGCTTCCTCAAGTTGCGAAGAAAGAGACTTGAGTTCGGATCTGGCATCGGCGAGAGCAGCAGTGTCGGGATGGTTGGCAAGATATTCCTCcagctttttcttctcgaaAAGAGCTTCGTTAATGACACTGTTGAAGTctttcacttcttctcgaacCTTGGCGAGTTCGGCCGTATCAGGATGGTTCATCAATTGATGtctcaactcttccttctccatgaTCACATTGCCTAGTTTGGCTCGcaaatcttccatctcttttcgCAACTTGACAAGCTCTGCGTTGTCGGAATCCTTCACCTTTTTCTCCAGTTTGGCATTTTGGGCGTTTGAAATCTGCAACTCTTTTTTAACGGTATCCAGATCGTCATTGAGCGAGCTGAGAAGCAATTTGAAGGATTCTTTTTCCAGCTTCAaatccttcctttcctttaACTGTTCGTCCAactctttcttcaccttgGCTAATTCCTTGGAATCAGGATTTTCCTTaagcttttcttccagATCACCTTTTTCCACCTGAATAGCCATAAGGTTTTCTTTCAAGTCGCTGATTTGTTTACACAGCTTCAATATCTTTGTCGTTTCGTCGTTGCCGCTATGAGCCAACAAATCTTCGGCACTTGTTCTAGCATCCTGAGCATTCTTCAACTCTGCTTTTAATCGCTCAATATCTTTCTTGGCTTTCCTGAGCTCCGCAGAATCGACAAAATCCTTGGGGCgctcctctgcctttttTCTTGCTTTCTCCGAATAAGTAAGCTCTCCCTCTAGCCAGGtaatctttttcttcgcaTTTTTCAAATCGATTACAGCAGGATGTTGACCATAAGGTGATGGCCCACGAGCTACGGGGGCTGGACGTTTAGAGGACAGGAATTCGTTGAGGTTGAAATCAGgaggggagaggatgttATCAGCTTCGacgacttcttcatcgtcatcgatCTTCTCATTTGCTCttcccttgcccttgctTGGAGGTTTCGCGACCTCTTGCacttcctcatcgtcgctGTGCCCTGCGCGATGAATTCCAGAAcgcccttcttcagccAACTTCCTAACTTCTTCCTGTCCACGAGCCAGTAATTCATGTCTCATAAATGGTGGGCTTGAGAATCGTTCAATAGCTTCAACTTGTGAGGTCACTGCAGACGTTATTGTATGAGAGGGCTCAACAGTATCGTTGGATTCAAGGCTGCTGTTCGGTAAAAACAATGGAGATTTGTCACCGTTACGTGCCCTAGAATTAGGAGAATTTAAATGCGACGGAGTGATTGTGGGTTGCAGAGAAGGGCGGGATGGAGTCTCTCGAAATTTCGGTCCCGAGAAGGTGATGACACTTTTCTTCGGCCTTTGATCGGATGTAGGGGGAGATGTCGCCTTCGCCGACAAGGACTTCAAGGATGACGGACGAGCAAGTTGAACTTCCGGAGAGTTAGGTTCAATCTGCGATTCTCGAGACCGGAAGCGCGTCATGCCTCCACGCCTGGTGGCATGGGTTAACACATCGCTGTCTTCCGAAACATCTTCATGGTCGCCGAGAGATGGACGATTACGACTGGGACCGGCAACAGGTGCTGGAGACTCGGAAGGCGTCCCCGCTGAGACTGATGTAAGAGAAGCTCTACTTTTGCGACCAGTCCTGGCGGTTGATGCAGGAGAATCGACGCTTGCTCTGGATCGCGCAGCAGCCTTGCCTACCGAGAAATCATTAACAATAGTTCGGGCGAGAAGAATCAATACACCCACCGACTGACGTcttattcttcttcaccggCGTAACTCCAGGTTCTCTTTTCACCGCTATTTcactctttctcttcctcttcttggtcTTTGATGTCCTCTCCTGCTTCTCTaacttcttcaacttttcgccttccttcccgACAATCGTTGGATGTcgcctctttttttctttccactCCATAATGAGTGCGTCCGTACAtccactcttcttttcccatgATGGTTTCCATGGACGACCGTACTTGTCCGTGCCGGACCATTTAATGAGGTATTCCCCATCTACAGGTGCGCCTCTCTCGTCCATAATCTCTACAGCTTCATACAGGTTGTCCGCATCGTTAGCTTCGGGGATGAATTGCGTAGATGGGATTTCGGGTGAAGGCTCCTCTGATCCTCGATAACCGTCGGTCATATTATATGGTCTGGTCAATTacggatgaagatgcaagATGTTAATTCGACACTCATCAAATGGCTGTGGCAGGTGTTGtcgaaagaaggatggcaCGAGTTATGAATGCCTATTCCCCAATTTGATTCCGCCTTCCGCAAGTTGACAGGACATCCGCGGCGAACCATCACGTTGTTCTTCGTTAGTTCTTTATGGAACAactatgatgatgatcattACGGCTGCTGTACAAGTATTTTTCGTCATCAACACGATGGGCATGTTCCTTGGAATCCTGTCATGCGTCCTTCGCATCTCCATAATCCTATTGCATTCTGGGCGTAATCTCCGTGGTGTCCCTCACCGAAGAGATGTTCAGCTTACACGCAACTGTGTATGTCACTCTTGACTTCGTATTCTTCAGAGGAGTTGCCGGCTTGTGAGCTCAATTAATGATATGCAAGATTTACACGACGAAATAATTCGGGGACATCAAGATGCTGTCCAGAATGGTAGTTGCGACTCGGAAGATTATTAACTAATGAACAGTAAACCTACCGCGAGATTTTGTACTATTGATAGTAAGGCCGAGCTGCGGTTAGCATAACCGTATGTGTGACCAGCATAAGTGGCTTATTTTTCCTGAGTTCCCGATTCAGAACTTTCTGCATTTCATCAAAGACAGACTACAACTTAAGTAGCACTCtcattcctttttttgcGTGGCTGACTTTCGGGCACTTCGGGGAGCAACTACAGCCAACGGGAAGAAAAATGTTGGCTTTTGAAACGCGCGCCTGATTCTCTCGGACTTGTTGTTATTTGAGTGTGTATTTAGGCATAACACAATTAACCACTTACGTAATTATGTTTTTGATACGCAATCGCCAAAAGATGGTAATTTCAAGAGATTTGCTGACATACTTCGTTCAACACTTCACTTCACCACTTTATACCCAAAATGCCTCCCAAATTTGACCCCAACTCTCCAGAAAATGCTCCTCTCATTCAGCTCTTCCAGAATCTCGGCCTCGCCAGTAACTCAGCCACAGAGCTTGTTCGTCAGCCTAAGTCTGGAAAGGCTTTCAAGTCCCTGATAGACGAATACGGTCTTGCAGACAACAAGTATGATGAGAAGCAGGCAGGAGCTCTTGTCAAGCTTAGCTCTGTGAGCGCCAAGCTGGACAAAGAGCAGAAGGATTTCCTCGTGCAGAAGATTGTGAAGGGGGATGTGAAGACGCCGGACCAGGTTACAGGTGGGTGGCCAATGACCGACTGTTGCGAACGGGTCCTTTGCGTCCTTCGGGAGCGCACAAAGCTGGAGGTAAGAGACAATGGCTGACATCAGCATGGATTGGGATATAGCGGCCGTCAAGTTTTCAGAGAAAAATCCCAACTTGAAGGCGAACGAGGAGGCTTTCGACAAGGAATGTGGTGTTGGTAAGTGGAACAGTTTTGACCACATTATGTTTTCTAACACGATGTTATTTAGGCATCAACATCACTCTTTCTGACCTCCCTGAACTCCTCAAATCATATCTtacttctcttccttcacctcctGAGGGCTGGAACAGTCTTGGTCCTATTCTTGGCGGCATCAAGAATGGTGCTTCTGACCTTCGGTAAGCACTCCATATAGGTATCATGTGCTTTGCTAACATTCACATCAGATGGGCCAACGCCACGGAAGTCAAGTCCACCCTCGAATccattttcatctctctttTCGGTACCAAGGAagccgccgccgccgctgctgctgccaagCCCAAAGCTAAGGCCCCCAAGGCCGCTGAAAAACCCGCTAAACCAgtccccaccaccaccgccgtcGCTACccagtcttcttccgctACCCCTGCTATCCCAACAAACATCTTTGAGGAGGGCTTCCTTTCCGAATTCCACAAGGTCGGTGAAAATCCCCAAAGTGATCCCAagttgaaggaggagcatTTGGCGTGGACAAAGGGGCAGGTGTACACCCGATTCCCACCAGAGCCTAATGGATACCTACATATTGGACACGTCAAGGCTATCATGGTTGACTTCGGTTATGCCAAATACCACGGTGGTCGAACATATCTTAGGTTTGTTATTATTTCCTTCTGTTCCATGGTAATCACTTTTGCCAATCCGAGTCTGAAAATGGCGGTTTTGGGATCTGAGCTTGAGCAATGAGTGTTCTGCTAGCAACCGTTGCCTGCTCCATTTTCACTCAACAGAGGTGAGAGTAATGGTCATGGTGTGGGATAGCGTTAAATGGGGACAGGCAGAAATGACTATCATTGACCACTATAGAGCCCAAGCTGACAAAACACAGATACGACGATACCAATCCTGAAGCCGAAGAAGGTCGATACTTCCAGTCTATCCTCGAAACTGTCCGATGGCTTGGTTTCGAGCCTTGGAAGATCACTTACTCTAGTGATAACTTTGACAGGCTGTACGAGCTTGCGGTTGAATTGATTCGACGAGGAAAGGGATACGTCTGTACTTGTGACGGTCAGCCGTTTCCTTTCACTTTCTCAAAGTTGTGCTGACGTTTTCTGCTAGCtgagaagatcaaggaagACCGAGGTATGGGCAAGGGTAATCCCATCCCTTGTGTGCACCGAGACCGACCTGTGGAGGAGTCTCTTCATGAGTTTGAACGAATGAAGAACGGCGAGTacaaggaaaaagaggcgtgcatgaggatgaagatggactTGAATAGCGGCAACCCTTATATGTGGGACACTGTTGCCTACCGAGTCAAGAAGGCGCCTCATCACAGGACTGGTGACAAATGGAGTATGTCGCCAAATGTCACTAAAATGAAGTGTTGCTGATAATCATTTAGAGATCTATCCCACTTACGACTTTACACATTGTCTCTGTGATAGCATTGAGAACATCACGTGAGTCATTCCTCTATCAAATTTGTACGCGCCTAATGATCATTCGCATAGCCACTCTCTCTGTACGATCGAATTCATTCCCGCTCGTGAATCCTACGAATGGCTCTGTGACGCCCTCGGCGTCTACAAGGCTCGCCAGTACGAATTCGCACGTCTCAACCTCCAGGGTactttcctctccaaacGAAAGATCGCAAAGCTTGTCCAGAACGGCCACGTCAAGGACTGGGATGACCCTCGTCTATACACTATCATCGCCCTTCGTCGGCGCGGAATTCCCCCCGGTGCCCTGCTATCCTTTGTTTCCGAGCTTGGTGTGACCAATATCCCTTCCACCACTGAAATTCAAAAGTTCGAGTCTTGCGTCCGAGGTTATCTTGAAAGCTCCGCGCCCAGGTTGATGATGGTTCTTAACCCTATCAAGATCATCATCGACAATGTG
The nucleotide sequence above comes from Cryptococcus neoformans var. grubii H99 chromosome 1, complete sequence. Encoded proteins:
- a CDS encoding pre-mRNA-processing factor 6, giving the protein MSNVGTVKHIPKEVRYNFLSMAAPASYVAGLGRGASGFTTRSDIGPARAGPSAEVVAEAQARRGEEEIPDPDAFQDPDDERNLFAGTVYEADDEEADKVWDSVDARMDARRKARRDAAEAKAAAEERARNPKLQTQFADLKRSLSSLNDADWDAIPEAGNLTGKRRKANLRLEENQNGRSYNVSDTVIADAVKRNAMVGELDPAEAGIGIDGTETDLVSIGNARDRVLSLQLDQATRDASNGSSTSIDPKGYMTALNSQIVQTDAQIGDIKQARQLLQNLIQSNPKHAPGWIAAASLEVHAKKMVAARKIIAEGCEKCPKNEDVWFHAAELNTPENAKVILGRAIQHVPQSVKIWLKAASLETDINAKKRVLRKALEFVPNSVGLWKETVNLEDDPEDARVLLTRAVEVIPNSVELWLTLARLETPENAKQVLNSARKRIPTSHEIWIAAGRLAEQSPSAVAVKPEVKMEDEAEYEAEQRKKLAQQVNKLMAGAVNSLRKNQVILSREQWLQEAEKCEQDGSPLTAQAIVKATIAQDVEEEDRRSVWIEDAERATKGGFYEVARACYAATLEAFPTTPSVWRKAAEFEKVHGTPDAVQEILAQGSQHCPHAEVLWLMAAKEKWVGGDIPGAQAILAEAFKQNEDSESIFLAAAKLAAETGEMEAAIQILEKAKAQADTERVWMKSAVLLRQLGKLDEALSTLEVAIKRFASFDKLHMIRGQIYESRNEVALARNAYAQGCRSCPKSIPLWILSARLEEKAGVTIKARALLEKARLHNPKNDELWAESIKIEERTGSPQQAKSVLARAMQECPASPLLWSMAIFMEAPQQRKGRSVDAIKKAGEHPAVILAVARNFWSERKIEKTRQWMANAITADEDWGDAWGYWLKFERQHGEKERQEAVIEKCIVASPHHGPVWQSVSKDLANVGKSTKEILELVADKLE
- a CDS encoding cytosolic Fe-S cluster assembly factor CFD1; protein product: MAETIETPVSRRLSSVKNIIIVLSGKGGVGKSSSSVQLALSLLAQSPTNRVGLIDLDITGPSLPRMVGLDTPTATVHQSSAGWVPVYVDQGRRLGVMSIGFLLKDRGDSVVWRGPKKDGMIRQFLSEVRWGDLDYLVIDTPPGTSDEHISLLTHLHPLFTPTVSNATTPTSILISTPQTTALNDTLKSLSFTRKLSLPVMGLIENMAGYVCPCCGEISDTFGKGGGEAMAHREGVGFLGRVPIDTVLVSLLDAVSKGEVLGEGAVEHTSNESAEDQTNGSTEHFPLLDKYLETTSSKVWKDITQKLVDKIEQRKSDIRARLESSSETLARA
- a CDS encoding glutamine-tRNA ligase, which gives rise to MPPKFDPNSPENAPLIQLFQNLGLASNSATELVRQPKSGKAFKSLIDEYGLADNKYDEKQAGALVKLSSVSAKLDKEQKDFLVQKIVKGDVKTPDQVTAAVKFSEKNPNLKANEEAFDKECGVGINITLSDLPELLKSYLTSLPSPPEGWNSLGPILGGIKNGASDLRWANATEVKSTLESIFISLFGTKEAAAAAAAAKPKAKAPKAAEKPAKPVPTTTAVATQSSSATPAIPTNIFEEGFLSEFHKVGENPQSDPKLKEEHLAWTKGQVYTRFPPEPNGYLHIGHVKAIMVDFGYAKYHGGRTYLRYDDTNPEAEEGRYFQSILETVRWLGFEPWKITYSSDNFDRLYELAVELIRRGKGYVCTCDAEKIKEDRGMGKGNPIPCVHRDRPVEESLHEFERMKNGEYKEKEACMRMKMDLNSGNPYMWDTVAYRVKKAPHHRTGDKWKIYPTYDFTHCLCDSIENITHSLCTIEFIPARESYEWLCDALGVYKARQYEFARLNLQGTFLSKRKIAKLVQNGHVKDWDDPRLYTIIALRRRGIPPGALLSFVSELGVTNIPSTTEIQKFESCVRGYLESSAPRLMMVLNPIKIIIDNVPDDYRVQVEVPLHPKIPAMGTVQTIFTKEVYVDADDFREVDSPDYFRLAPGKSVGLFKAPYPVTCTSFTKDPVTGRVTEVHCTLAGEGFKKPKAYIQWVNAPEAVKIDEVRYFKKLFKSDPPPADYEADVDPDSLEVYSNAVIEPAFYELAKKQISDARKDSEERTKKAVEQAAKPDTSSAPVEGSAAAQHKDDEPVATAEQLVGNENIRFQGMRLAYFTLDRESKLGCLEKEDVKGRSEGDKIILNRIVSLKEDAGKSA